The sequence below is a genomic window from Cryptosporidium parvum Iowa II chromosome 6, whole genome shotgun sequence.
GAGATAAAAATTGGGGAGCAATACCTGAtactttttcaataaagCAAAAAATCGAGTTTGGCGTTGCATTcgagaaaaaaaaatatatgtaTTTTTTGCTAACCATTGTGAATTTTCCATCTAAATAGAACTTCcaaaaaattgataaaatatcctttttaaatgaataattaaacTCACGATTAAACCCATGGATACAAACTTTGATGTCATCagcaaataatttataatatattccTGTTCCATTGGCACCCAAATTTTGCATGATTCTTTTTCCAGAAACATGAACCTCAACATTTGAGGCAAAAAACAACCATTCTGATTCACTCAACATTCCAGCCCCGACTTacatctttattttcagtatttaagtttttttcGCACAAaatcaaacaaaaattaatcagCTTATTCTGTGAGAAATCTTATTAAGAGATACCCGGCAAAATACTAAATTTTTGTCCGGCagatatttatatattagtGCTTTGGCAAATAtgattaaaattttttaaacGAAAATTAACTAATTTCTATTCAAAGTTACTAGTTGGATAGTGCCTTTAGCTCACATTGTTGGCTGTTGGGTATAATTTCCCTCGGCCATAACTGGGGGACCAAAGTATGCAAGCGCATTTCTACTTTTATAGTATTCATTTCTAACAGCTGATTGGGTCATTTTGATTCTAGACTTGAGAGCGATACTTTCAAAAATTCCAGCCCAAAGTGTTACATGAGTAAGCGCAATGATTGTTACCAATGTTGCAAGAGAACCAATAGTTTTGCAATCTGGGAAGATGATTGTTAAAAACATAAAAATACCGGAAACTTTGCACAATAATATGCTCGCAAATCCTAGTATCTCTCTGGTTCCATCGCTTGAATAAACTTCAACGAGAAATGCAGCGAATCCAAGTATTGTTAGTCCAACACTCGTAATAGCTAAGCCTGCATTATACATACATTTAATTACGTGGTTGAGATCTAGACCAGATAGAGCATTACCTTCATAGTAACCCACATTTGAGTACAATGTAACTACAATAAGTATCAATCCCAACAAAATAACGAGAGAGCCTTGGCCAAATGCTTTACATCCTGACCTAAACCCACGTGTTTGGCTAATACTGCCATCATCGTCCATTAGAATTGTCGACATATTTAAGCATATTACACCAAAAATCATAAATATCATAAAGAACAACGCTGTTCCAGTTGAGTTTGTTGCTTCGTTAAATGGGCTTAAGAACTTTGTTATGTGCAATCCAAATCCACTAAATATTGAGCAGATCGTCAGGCCAATAAAACCCAAAAGCATTGAACCAAATCCCAGTTTGAGGTTGTTTACTAAAAagttttcaaaaaataatggtTGCGAAGGCCCTCTTCCTTCAGGAGCATCTCCTGGTCGAACTACATACGTAAAATACATGGTCTCGATTTagattcaattaataaaatcagagctattaaaatttaagaTTAAACGGTATTGTCCTTTAAAAGCCGTTTAAATTGATAAAGGCACTAACAGTACATGTATtgtttataatttttattgcaAAACCCAAGCATGTCTCcgtaattaaatttttattgcaCGTACAGTTCTCCATGCGTGAGTACACCTTTCCACAAGAAAGTTCCCCATTTTTGAAGATGCGGATcgctttttttttttttaaatttttaaaggGTAGACAAAACGTTTATCATAAAAACAATTTCCTCCAAAAATGTTATAAACGATACTTACAGTTATTAAGGCAATCTAATATCTAAGTTGTTTTCATTAGATAGTGAGCTGTTGTTTCTAAATTAGGGAGTAGAAAAGACTTGGC
It includes:
- a CDS encoding membrane-associated protein with 6 transmembrane domains possible apicomplexan conserved, duplicated adjacent gene, coding for MYFTYVVRPGDAPEGRGPSQPLFFENFLVNNLKLGFGSMLLGFIGLTICSIFSGFGLHITKFLSPFNEATNSTGTALFFMIFMIFGVICLNMSTILMDDDGSISQTRGFRSGCKAFGQGSLVILLGLILIVVTLYSNVGYYEGNALSGLDLNHVIKCMYNAGLAITSVGLTILGFAAFLVEVYSSDGTREILGFASILLCKVSGIFMFLTIIFPDCKTIGSLATLVTIIALTHVTLWAGIFESIALKSRIKMTQSAVRNEYYKSRNALAYFGPPVMAEGNYTQQPTM